One region of Triticum aestivum cultivar Chinese Spring chromosome 6B, IWGSC CS RefSeq v2.1, whole genome shotgun sequence genomic DNA includes:
- the LOC123139109 gene encoding uncharacterized protein has product PITFGHLDYSRSIRNAGWTALILDPIIDGLQFTQVLMDGGSDLNLLYPDTIRKLGIDPTKIRHSRTSFKGVMPGPYAKSMGSLLLEVVFGPPDNFCREKLLYHVAPFQSSHQALLGREAFARFNAIPHYASLTIKMPGPHGIISLQGRSRPQTRLGESGTNKLGAS; this is encoded by the coding sequence ccaattactttcggccacctggattactccagaagtattcgaaacgcaggatggactgctctgatattggatcctataatcgacggactacaattcacacaagtcttgatggatggcgggagtgatttaaacctgctatacccggacacaatccgcaagttggggatagaccctactaaaattcgccatagccgcacttccttcaaaggagtgatgccaggcccttacgccaagtccatgggctccttactactagaagttgtgttcggtccACCCGACAACTTCTGTCGCGAAAAGCTACTCTACCATGTCGCCCCATTtcaaagtagccatcaagcactattgggacgtgaagctttcgcccgctttaacgcaataccgcactacgcgtctcttacaatcaaaatgcccggtccacacggcatcATCTCCTTACAAGGTCGCTCAAGACCCCagacacggctaggcgagtccggcaCAAACAAACTAGGGGcttcctag